The Obesumbacterium proteus DNA window CATCAGACGCGCCGCAATTTCCATTTCCCCCAGGATGTCACGTTTTTCATCGTCTTCCTCATCGCCCGTGCCGGCATCAAGCTCGGGCAGGGCTGACTCATCAATGACCAGCTCATCGGGTGAGGCCTGGAGCAACAGATGGGCATCGGTGAAGGGGGCCAGCGAGACACCTTTCCCCGGCTTCACACTGATTTTATTGACGGTCAGCCCCAGCGACTCACAGTAATCTGCAAACAACCCAAACGAGTTTCCCGCCTCCAGCAGGAATAACCGGGAACGGTGTACCGCCATCAGCTGAGACAGCGAAGCACAAAGCGTGGCCGATTTACCTGAGCCGGTTGGACCGAACAGCAACAGGTGTGCGTTCTGCGTGCGGTCATCTTTGTTCATCGGATCGAAGGTCAGCGGAGCGCCGCCGCGGTTGAAGAAGGAAAAACCCGGGTTACCGGTGCCGGTATCGCGGCCAAAAACCGGCAACAGGCATGCAAAATGCTGCACAAACGTCAGCCGGCTGTACCAGTGGTTTTTATCCACCGACGGGTTAAAGCACATCGGCATGGCACGCAGATATCCGTTCAGCGGAGCCACATCGTGCTCAGGATTTACCGGCTGCAGCCCGGCATTGAGCAGTTTGGCACTGATATCGAGATAGCGCTTATCGAGGCTGTTAAGGTCGGGCGCGCGCAGGAGAAACGTCAGCGCAGACCGGTACAGCTTATGCTGGTCGCCCAGGTATTCCCGGGCTTTTTTGGCATCCTCGCGGGCGCGGGTAGATTCAATATTTTCCCCCATGGCGTTGCGCCCCAGACGGCTGAATTCTTCTTCCAGCACATCCTGCGGTTGCACAATCAGCGTCATAGCAATCATGGTACCCTCCGGCATCAGGTCCATCAGGGTATTGATGTTCTCCCCCCGTCGGACTTCACCGGTCAGATGGCCCGTTTGCGGCGCGCGGCGTAAGCGTTCGACCGGCACGGCCTTATGAGCGACGTTATCAAACCACCATACTCCGCGCTCGGCATCGCTGCGCGGGCGCGTAAACCACAGGGTTTCGCTAAAATCATTCAGAATAGGCAGGCTGTCCGATTCGCCGTCGTCGTGCCGTGCAGCACGGTAAAGCACCTCGGGAGCCACCCACTGTGGACTCGGATTAAACCAACGCAGCAGCCAGCTGTGGATCTGCTCTCCGTTTTGTCGCTCACAGCGAATGCCGGCGCCGGCCAGCGCCGAGGTCAGCCGGTCACACACCTGATTAAGCAGGACGGCGGGCGGGAGCGGATCGCGGGCATTCTTCTCGACATAACGATAAATAACCATGCGCGTGCGACGGGTCTGACCACGCCAGGGCGCGCCGGTGACAATCTTGTCCTCAAAAAGCCCCTTTTCTACTGAAATGCTTTGCATATGTCGTTCAGTTTCGGCCAGCCAGGCGCGGGTAAACGGCGTCCCCTGTGCCCAAGGTTTGACATAGCCCCGCAGCTTATCCATATAGGCCGTCACGTCAGTTTCATCCTGACAGTAAAACTGCACTACCCACTGGTTCCCGTCGAGCTCCGGCAGGCTGTCCTGCAGCGCATCCTCCACCACGTCGCGGATTTCTTCCAGACGTTCGGCCGGACGTCCCTCCGTGCCCACAGGAATTACTTCAAACACGGCGCCGACGGACACGCCGTCATCGAGAAGCAGGCAGCGCCCCTCCGGGAGATATTCGCCCCAAGGCATATAATCAATAATCGACGGCTGCAGGCCATAGGCTCTGGCCTCATCGCTGTGGGTGAACCGCCCCTCACGGCTGAACGGCTCATGTCCCTCAACCGCGAAGGGTCCGTTGCCGGTAAGCTGTTCGTCTGAGGTATCGGGTTGACGACGAAACAGTGAAAACATTACAACTCTCCCGTGCGTTCGCCCGGCAGGGCATATTGGATCTGGCTGTAGAACGGAAACACCGTGCTGTATCCCGGCACCGGCGCATTGCCCTCGGCGATGTGCGGGTAAACGTACATCACCATGTCCGGATTGGGCAGGCGTGGAAACGTCTGCTGTATTTCATTTTCCTGCGTTCGGCTGTAACTTTCTGCCACCTGCGTTGATACGGTGCGTTCACTATCGTTGAGCGATCGGCGAAGCGTAGTGCGTCCTTCCCCGGTCGCGTGCGTCGTCGATGCACCATCATTCCACAACTCCAGCATGGTACTGTCGCCCGGGGGCAACATCGTGTCTTTACTGGTACTGCAGCCGCTCAGCAGCATAAGTACCCCTGCATACATCAGAAGTGTTCTTCTCTTTTTCATTCGCCTACCCGCCTTTCTTGTAGAGTTCATCCGCTGAAGCAAAGTCCTGAAAACAACGCAGTAAAAATCTGTCCAGCGCCTTTCGCTGAAGCTCTCCTGTGACACGCGGGATCCGTAATGCCGCAGCGGGCAGCCAAAGCTGCGCCGCCGCAGGCGTCGGGTCATTGACCAGCGCGACCATCCAGCTGAGTGAATTCTTTTTGCGGGGAGCGACCGGCCCCGGTCCACGACAGCACCACCACATCGGTTGCAGCACGCCAGAAAACAGCAGTGCACTCACTTCCTTCGCCCCGTGCCCTGCCACTGCAGGGGAGTGACAAACGGACTGCCAGGGCGTGACCTGATGCGTGATGAGTGAGAGAAACAATGCCTGTGCTGAGTCTGAAACCATCCCGACATCCCCCCTTAATCAAGACCGGTACCGGCCTGGCTCAGGCTAAAGCCATAGTTCACCTTGCGGCCCTTCTCTTCATAATCAATGGCAAGCTGTTTGGTGATATGGATCGCCACCTTCATGCCCGGCGGCACGTAAATGGCATCAAAGGTTTGGCCATAGCGGGCTTTCACCCAGTCCGCCGTATCCCGCATGCCCCCGGACAAGGCCTTGCCCAACACGGCCTGCCCGGCATCCCCCGTCAGCGTAGAGGTCACCCCGCCATATCCGTTGGTCTGCGTGCTGTTCTGGTTCTGGGCCAGGGCATCACCCGCCGCGCTGCTGGCCCCCAGCGCAAAGAGCGTCGGCAGGTAAGTTGAGGCGTTGGATTTGCGCTCACCGGAAAGGCACGGAATACCGTTTTCATCAGACAACCAGCCAATACTGCCGGCATTCCCGTTGCTTTCGCCCTGGCCTCCACCCTGACTGTCAGCCTGCCCGGCAGGCCTTGGCAGGGTGCGTACGGTACCGTCTGAAAACACAAACGTAATGCTAGTCACTGAGCCGCGCACGCACGACAACGTCCAGTCTCCTGTCGCCGTACCGGATACGACAGCCCCCCTGCACATCCGGCAGATCGATGCCGTTTGCGGTCAGGTTGTCTTTTCCTATCAGCACTTTGAAGGGGTAAGGGTCAGTCACTTTCCCATCGATGGGAACGCGGCCTAGCAGCGCGGTCATCGCCCGACTGCCGATTAAGGTAGAGTTCTCAGGCAGGGTATACACCGGGTCTACGGGCCCTTCGGCGGCTTTATTGCCACTCAGCGTCTGGCCGGTATTCGTTTTGTTGACCAGCTCCGCTTTCTGACGGGTAATGGCGTTGTCGTCCATAAAAGAGGTGGCAAAGGAGAACCCGCTGGCAGTATTGGTGTTTCCCTCTCCCACGGGTTTGCCGCTGGCATCGACGGCTACGCCGTCTTTCGGCTCAATCCACTGAAGCCCGTCGCTGCCCGCCGCGGGGGCGGGAGTGCCACTGCCCTCAAGGCCTAATCCCACAGGAATATCGCTGCCGACCGTGGAGGAATTTCCTGTCACCGTCTCCTGGGTACGGCTGCCTTTATCCTGTAACTGCTGCATGAGGCCGCCTATTTTTGCCGTCAGATCCTGCACCTGGTTCTTCAGTTGGCTCTGCTCCTTGTCAGCCACGGACTGCGCATTGACCACCGCCTGATTAATACGCTCATCGACGTTCTGGTTAGTCTGCTTAAGGTTCTTGTTTTCCTCAGCCAGGCTCTTATTGTCCGCATCGAGCTGATTTTGTCTTTTGGTCACCGTCTTCAGGCTGCCGACCAGCGTTCTCAGGGTATCCTGCGGCGTGTCCCCCTCGATGCCCATGGCCTTCATATCCTCCGGCGTCAGGTCAGGAACGACCGTTCCGGCCGTGGTCTGCGCTTTCTTCTCGCCGCCTGATGAGCAGGATTTGACGCCGATAAACACCGCGCCAAGGATGGCCAGAGGCACCATGAGTTTGACTAAACCATTGGATTTGATTTTCATTGACGGGAACTCCGCGACTTTTTGGCATGAACGGGCGTCACGGCGGGCTCGGCCAGGAAAGCCCCTTCCGGACGGCCTTCAACCACCAGATACAACACCGTGGTATCTTCCGGCGTCCCGGCATTTCCTAACCACCGGTGCTGGAACGTCGCCGACACAAATTGCCCGTCCAGTTCACGGGGATCGAGAATGACTTTTGCCGCCGACGTATTGCGTACCTGCAGAGCCACCACGCTGTAACCATTGAGGGTCCAGGCGGCCATCGGGCTGACCATCACCGGCGCTGAGGGATAAAGGGTCGTGACCCGGGACGGTAATTTCAGGGCGACCGTACTGATGCCCGGCACCGCTTCAACCGTCCGCAGCGGCCCATAAAGGCTTTGCGCGGCATAGCGGGTCAACACCACAGGTAGCGGCGCATTCAGCTTCGCGGGTTTACGTCGTTCTGTTGTCCCCTCCCCCTGAGTGGTTGCCGGCTGCCCGCTGTTGCCGGCACCGCTGACCTGGGTTTTATCGCTGGCAGAGGCTGACGACACCTCACCGTCATAGACCACCTGAACCGGCTCACGGGTTGCTTTCCCCGCCGCCGCGCTGACGTCGAGCAGGATAATTTCGCCGTTTTCCTTGTTCTGCAACTGCAGGCGCGTCACAGGAAACGCGTCGGTGGCATCCAGATAGACCGCCCCTCCACTGCTCTGCACCCGCAGCTTGCCGTTAAGGGAAGGTGGAAAACCCACCCGCACGTTTTTGTCCACGAACACGATCCGCTCCTGTCCCACGTTGAGCGGTATCTGCAGAGGGATCCGTTCCCACTTCATCAGCTCCACGGCATGGGCGGCACCGGCCGTTGCTATCAGTAACCCACCGGCTACCAGGATGTTTAATTTCACTGGAATACCCCCGTTTTCTTCTCCGGTGCCTGGACAGGCATCGCCTCCAGACGCTGCGGCACACCGTCATAGCAGTCCATGGCCAGCCCAAATGGATTACGCTCAGGGTCCCCCTCCCAGCGGATCACCTTTATCGGATAACGCACCATCGCCCGCTTAACCGGTTCGGTGTGGTAATACTCGTCCGCCACCAGATCAAGGCGGGCCACCCATTCATCCTCGGATTTGATCTCCACGCTTTTACTGCTGTAACCGCGTTTGGGGATCTCGTAAACCACACGCACGCGGTCTTTCAGCTCGCCGCTGTTGGTGCGAAATTCGGCATCCTTATTCAAAAAATCCTGGCAGGCAGGCGTCAGGAAAGGACTCATCTGGGCAATCTTTGCCGGATAGTCCACCTCCCCGTCTTTGGGCCAAGCATTGAGCTGCTGGAAAATGTAAAAGGCAAAGCTGTACACCGTTGACGGCGGCACTTCCCACCATTTTTTGGTACTGCCCGACCGCAGATCGGGCGGATTGTGGATGGTCAGGTTACGGGGTGCCAGCATCCAGCCAGTGCTGGTTGTCAGCAGCGCAACAAACAACATGCCGCACACCAGCCGAAGGGTAAAAATATGGTTGTCGCGTGCGCTTACCGCATTGCGAAAACGGCTCATTGAATAACTCCCCGTTTAACCGGGCGCGTACGCCGCAGCGCCCATGCCCGGCTGTGGACGATCAGCCCCCGAAAAAGCCCGGCACGGGCATGCAGCTCCTCCAGCCGACGCCACAGATAGTTGTCTGGTTTTCCGCGTTTGTAATTACTGACCCAGCGCCCGCCGATAAACACCACGATGATGGGCATAATCAGCATGCAAGTCGGGATCGCAATCCAGCCGACTGCGGGGATGAAGACCAGAGGAAGAGAGACCGGGATACCGAGTACAAAACCCACCGCGGCCGCCAGAAGAAATTCTCCGGCGGTAAAGCCTCTCCAGACGACGGGCGGGGTATTCAGACGGTCAGGTAAAAACTCGATCACGGCCATACCGCCTCCTCAGATGATGTCGCTGGATTTGGTGACAAGCCAGATAACGACGACCAGCAAGATGACGCCAATAATCACGAAGGTGCCGAATTCCGTCCAGGTCGCCTTACCCTGACGGACGTGATGGAAGCAGCTGATTGCCGCATTAGCGACAACGATAAAGGCCACAGCCGCAATAATCAGACCGCCCAGCGTCAGACCGTCGCGCAAATAGCCTTTGATGGTGGCATAGGTACCGCTCCCGCCTCCTGATGAAGGCTGCTCAATGGGCGGAAGGTCAGCCAGGGCATTACCGATATAAAAAAGGGTGCTGCCTGCCAGCAGGGAAAATTTGTTACGAAAAAATGTCATTAACTTCATATAATTACCCTTACTTCAGTGGAAAAACAGGAAGAGTGTTACGAGCAGCAGAATCACCAGACGGATGGCCGATTCCGGCAGTTTGCTCATGGGAATGGATTTGTCAGACACGCCGCGATAGGCCGTCACCAGCACCCAGGCAACGAACAGAAACAGCACAGCCCCCAGCAGACCTAAAATCAGCAAATTGAGAGCCGACGGTTCCATGCCGCCGCCAGTGCCGGCACTCCAGCCAGACTGCTGAGCAGAGGTCATAGACATCAGCGATCCTCCTCGCCGCGGTACTGGCCAGTGACTGACATCGGTATCGAAGGCTGAGCGCGGGAAGGTTCCAGATAGCGCGCTATGCCCTGCTTCATCGTGGTGATGTCGCGGGTTGCGCTGAGGTAGTCGAAGTAGAAACGGGCATCCTGACCATTCTGGTTGGCCAGGACGCGAGCCCTGTCCAGTCCGGCCTGAACCTGATCAAGCTGACGCATCACCAGGGCCAGTTCATCTTTTTCGGAAGCCTGCGTCGGGAACGAGCTGAAGCTGCACATAGCCAGCAGCAGTACGCAGAGTCCTGGGGTTGGGCGCATGACGCTCTCCTGTGTGTTTAAGGTTGCGGGGAAAGACTGACGCAACCGAACAGGGAGAGCAGCAGGAAAGTGTTTATGGCAGGGTAAAAATTAAAATGAAAAAGTCTGATTCCAGGATGAATGTGGTTATACCAAGACTTCGGGAATATATGTTTTTCAACCAGGTTTGATAATGCAACCCATGAGAATCAATGCGGTTCTCAAGTACACTTTAGACGACCAAAAGCATTGGGTAAGCATCAATTATTGTTCCCTGCTTCCTTTATTAGCTCAAAGCCAACCCCGGCTATTTCTTCGTGCTGCTTTTAGAACAGGGTGTGAAGCGGACATTCTGCCCCCTTATTAAACTTGCCAGCAGTGCGTCGACAGATTGCTTAAGAACAATACGTTTCAATAAATGCGGAGAACTAGAAGGGCATGCTCAAATAAAGTCCCTGCGGTGATTCGTTTTTAGAAACCGACTAGCCCTCACCCCTTTATGTTTATAGCTGGCTTTGGTTCCTAGAATTCATCAGCGGTATTTTGGTAGTAAGGTTCTTTTAGAACGAGGTCTTTGTTGTGCCAGCGCTCTTAGAACTGCCGAAACGGCGAAGAAAGTTGGCCTTATGTTAAATCCCATCACCTAGCAACAAACCCATCATGATGATTTAAAACAACAAATAAATTAAAACCTTTTGTATAAGTAATAATTTCCCTCATAACTGGGCACGTTGACGGCCTCCGCAATTCAGGCATAGCATGCAAACACTGTATGTAAAAACATATATATATATACAGCATCAGTGGTATGGCAGAGCACTAAATATAGCGAACCTGATGTTAGTTAGTGAGCCATAAAACGCATACCACACTTCCCGTAAGTAAAAAATATAATGATTGAAAGAGGAAAAGACTATGCCTGGATTCAGTTATAACGGTGACGGTAAGGTTCCCACGGGCTATTTTAATGGGCCTCCGGTGACCTATGATTCTGACGGCTCTGTGCGTGTAAATCTATCTCATGTTGATGAGGGCAGTACGAATACAGGAACTGGCAATGCAGGCGGGCATGATACCGGCAGCGCTTCGGGGTCATCCGGTTCTGTAGGCAGTAATTGGGCTGGCTCTGGACCAGTTAATACGTCGTTGATTAACGCCACCATTTCAGAAAGCCTGAGTAACTTACTCGTCGCAGTAACGTCTACCGCATCTTATCGAATATTGCGCGCGGCTTTTGATGCTTTAGCTCTTGTTCAACAGCCTGTTGCACGTGACCAGATTGTTCAGGCCTGGCAGCGCGCCCATGACCTGATGCCGGATAAAGTGACAGAAAGTTATGAAACCGGCGGAAGCAATGGTCATACAGCAACCCGAACAACCGATAATGCCGCTAAAAAAACGATGGCCCAGGCCGTTACTCAGGTTCTGAGCGATCTTCAGAGTGCAATATCTCAGCATCAGAAAGCAGGCGCTGCAGCCTCGGAGGCGGCAGCATCTGCAGCTGCGGAAGCTGAAAAACAAAGACAGGCGGCGATTGCCGCTGCAGGCATTGCGGGGCTGAATCAGTCGGTTTCTCAGTCTCAGGCGAATCTGAATACTGCGACCGCAGAGCAGTCGCGTTTGCAGCAGGCAGCGAATGTCGCTGCGCAAAACGCGGTGAATCTTCGACAGGCCGCTCAGTCAGCCGAGTCCGCTGCGCAACAGGCGGCGTTACGTGCTAACCAGCTGAATGCACAGGCCGCCAAGCTCACTAAAAGGAACGGTGACTATGGTCACTGGGAAGCACGTGATGTTGGTGGGAAAAATGATCGAACTGTCAGCATTTTTGTCACTGAACTCACCGGTAGCACGTTGAATGCGGCGCGGACGAACGCAACAAACACTCGTAACTCTGCCAATCAGCAGGCTGGCCAGGCCAGTGCGGCAGAGCAGGCCAGTGCGGCGGCGGCGGTGGCCGCACGTGATGCAGAAACCCGTCGACAGGCTGCGCAGGCTGCGTTGACAGCTTCACAGCAGGCTGCGTCACGCGCTGCGGAAGCTGAGCGGCAACGTAAGGCCGCAGAGGCCGCCGCGGCAGCGGCAGCAACCGCCGCCCGAGCAGCAGAGGCTGAACGACAACGTCAGGCGGCAGAAGCCGCCGCAGCGAAACTCGCGCAGGCTATGCAGGCACGCCAGGTTGCAGCTGACTCGCTGAGAACAATCAGTATTCAGTCTGTCCGTGGGATCCCTGTGAGTGCTTCTATGACCGGTACACCCATTAGCTGGGCTGTAGCATCCGAGGGCGGCATTGTGCTGGGTGAGGATGTCGTCGGCGCTGCCTGGGGCAGAATCAGCGCAGCCCTCGCCGAATTGCGCGGTATTGCCACGGCAAGTCTGGCTGGCCCGGTAGCCGTGACGATTGTGGGGCTGCTGTATTCAAGCAAAGTAGGTGTGGGCAGTGATGTGGTACCGGGACGGGATATCAGTACGTTGATCTCCGGAGACGTCTTGTCTTTGCCCGATTCTGCGGTATTAAATCATGCGGCTGATACGAACGTGGGTATTTCTATGCCCGTTCGCGGTCAAATGGTTATGCGTGAAAATGGTACGTTAGAAGCGCAACTGGTACGTACCGGTATTGCCGGCAGCGTTCCGGTCGTAAGAGCTGTAAAGGATAATAAAACCGGTTACTGGAGTTATACGCTGCCGACAATGGCGGGTGTGCCGGCACAGACCATTCTGGTGAGTCCTGCAGATGCGCCTGGTGTAAACACGCCTCTGACGATGAGCGGTCCGGTTCCATTGCCTGAAAACATTGTGCATACAGGAAACCCAGTCTCCGCGCCACAGGGCGTGACGGTCACCACGACGCCGGTGGCAGACGATCTGGATTTTAGAGACGTCATTCTGATTTTTCCGGCAGAGTCCGGGCTGAAACCGCTGTACGTGATGTTGCGCAGCCCCCGGAATATGCCCGGTACCGTCAGTGGTAAAGGCCAGCCCGTTGGGGATAACTGGCTTGGGAACGCCGGTGTGGGTGATGGTGCGCCGCTCCCGAGTCAGATCGCCGACAAATTACGCGGAAGGACGTTCAGGAATTTTGACGCGTTCCGTCAGGCATTTTGGTCGGAAGTGGGAAAAGATCCAATTCTAAATAAACAGTTCAAAGCGGGTAACTTAGGGAATATGCAAGCGGGTAAAGCACCTGTGCCGCGAGAAGTGGAACAAGTTGGTGGGCGTGTAAAATATGAGTTGCATCATATAGAACAGATTAAAAACAGTGGTTCGGTTTACGATATCGATAATCTACGAGTAACAACACCAAAGCGTCATATTGAAATACATAAAGAGGGTAAGTAAATGGAGAACAAAACAATTTCGGACTATACCGAGTCTGAGTTCTTAGAGTTCGTTAAGCAATTTTTTAACGTACAAAGCACGACGGAACAAGAAGATACAAAAAAAATTCTTGAATTCAAACGCTTGACCGAACACCCATCGGGTTCTGATCTTATTTATTATCCCAATGATGACAGGGAAGACAGTCCTGAAGGAGTTGTAAAAGAAGTTAAAGAATGGCGAGCTGCTAACGGTAAACCTGGCTTCAAATCGTAATAGCAAAGTCGATACGGCCCTCATATGGGGGTCGTATCGATGATTAGCAGATATTCGGAAATAGCCCTACGCTTACATGGATTAGCTCAGACTTGAACTGACAGATTTCGTAGGTAGAACATCATCAAATCTGACAGTCCGGTTTGAGCGAGGAGCTGACATTGGCTTTTCATGTCTGTAAGAGATACCCACCGGCTGGTGGCTTTTTTAGCGTGTCATCGTCAAACTTATACCGCACCCGCCACTGGTGTTCCCTGATGGAAAGCCAACTCCCATTGCCCCCTGTCAGAATACACCCAGCAAGAAGAACGTAGGGATGCTCGGCTGCCGTCCGAATTAAACGTCTTGTAGTGCAGAATGGCGCAGCACTCCCCTATGCTGAGCAGCCGGAAATCACTGCTAAGAATGATCGTTGGACTTAATTCGTCAGCCAGAGATGCTATCGTCTCCGTGCGGTCAACTATTACACCTGACCGTGTAATTTCCCGAAATTCGGGATGCAATATCTGTTCAAGCCATTTCCGATCATTCCGCCGGACACCGTGAAGACTGCATTCAAGTGCTTTCAGCTTTTCCAAGAGCATTTTTCTCACCCTAATTGAACCCTGCAATTGAATGAATTTATCATAATAGCTAAGGCTAATCTTTAATGCCCCCGAGAGGTAACCTCCGCTTTTGGCATAGGAGTACCAAAGGGCATCTATGAGCAAGAAGTAGACGTTTTGCATAAATTGGTTTTCTGAAGAGCCACAAGCCATTCATTTTCATAATTAACACATATCAAAACGCATTAAAGCAATGTATATATAGGGGTCTTCCCCGATCATGGTGGGAGACTCAGAACGCCATATTCAGTTTCCCATAGTGGAACATTACACCCAGCTTGAACCGTTCTTTATTCCTGAAGCCTCGTGATTTGATCCTCAGCAGCCGTATTTTACTGTTCAGAGACTCCGCATTGCCGTTCGATACCCGGTTTTTCATTGCATTCAGGATGCCGTAAAGGCGCTTTGCCACCATGCGGGCAACGCTGGCCATGAGCGGTATGCCGGTGTCTTTGGCCATCGCCATCCATTCCTGCCACAGCTTACGGCTATGATCGTCATACCTGCGGTGCCAAAGATCCCGAGCAAGCTCTTTCATTGCCCAGCACTGGCTCGTTTGGGGTAACACCAGACGGGCAACTTCTAACCTCTCAGCCCGGCGCCCGAGGCGGTTTTGTTTGCTGTAAAACCACAGGTAGCGTGAGCGGTGGGCATCTTTCCTTTCTGACGACGGGATCTGTTTCATCTCAGCCTGGCGGGTTTTATCAACGACGGCGCACAACATTTTTGCCACATGGAAGTGATCGAAGGCGATTTTATCGACGGCATTTGGGAGATGGATGCGGGCTGCACTGATATAGGCCATGTTCATGTCCATAGACAGCGTTTTTATCTCATCAAGCTGGTGATCTCTCAGACTACGCAGATAACTGGCAAGACTTTCTACACCGCGATCATCGGTCAGTTGCAAAGCCCGTCCTTGCCTGTCAGAGATTACGGTGACGTACTGATGTCCTTTTTTGAACCCAACTTCATCTACGCAGAGGTGACGCGCCGATAAGGGTTGTTTTATCCGGGCTAATCCTCGTCTGACTGCGCGCATCATAATGCCGTCCACGGCATTCCAACTGAGTTTAAGTTGCTTTCTGACAGCATCCACGGTGCTGACTTTCAGCCATGAGAGAACAAAGGCCTCGAACAGCAAAGTGTAGCGGCTGCCTGGCCCTGCCCAGGGAATCGGCAGTGTCTGGCAACCGTGCTCTGGGCAGTCAACGCGGGGGACATCAGCCTCAACCAGCGTGGTGAACTGACAGGTGTCAAGGTGACGCCATTTACGCCGCCGGTGATCATGTATGGAGCAGGATTTACCGCAGGTTGGGCAGGTTAGTTGTGCGTGCCCAGCAATGCCGACAATGACCGTCACAGAACCGGATTTTTCATCAAGGGAAAGGGACTGAACCTGCCACGGTGCGGACAGGTTAAGGATATGAGCATAGAGGGATTTTTCGTCCATGAAAGT harbors:
- a CDS encoding S-type pyocin domain-containing protein; translation: MPGFSYNGDGKVPTGYFNGPPVTYDSDGSVRVNLSHVDEGSTNTGTGNAGGHDTGSASGSSGSVGSNWAGSGPVNTSLINATISESLSNLLVAVTSTASYRILRAAFDALALVQQPVARDQIVQAWQRAHDLMPDKVTESYETGGSNGHTATRTTDNAAKKTMAQAVTQVLSDLQSAISQHQKAGAAASEAAASAAAEAEKQRQAAIAAAGIAGLNQSVSQSQANLNTATAEQSRLQQAANVAAQNAVNLRQAAQSAESAAQQAALRANQLNAQAAKLTKRNGDYGHWEARDVGGKNDRTVSIFVTELTGSTLNAARTNATNTRNSANQQAGQASAAEQASAAAAVAARDAETRRQAAQAALTASQQAASRAAEAERQRKAAEAAAAAAATAARAAEAERQRQAAEAAAAKLAQAMQARQVAADSLRTISIQSVRGIPVSASMTGTPISWAVASEGGIVLGEDVVGAAWGRISAALAELRGIATASLAGPVAVTIVGLLYSSKVGVGSDVVPGRDISTLISGDVLSLPDSAVLNHAADTNVGISMPVRGQMVMRENGTLEAQLVRTGIAGSVPVVRAVKDNKTGYWSYTLPTMAGVPAQTILVSPADAPGVNTPLTMSGPVPLPENIVHTGNPVSAPQGVTVTTTPVADDLDFRDVILIFPAESGLKPLYVMLRSPRNMPGTVSGKGQPVGDNWLGNAGVGDGAPLPSQIADKLRGRTFRNFDAFRQAFWSEVGKDPILNKQFKAGNLGNMQAGKAPVPREVEQVGGRVKYELHHIEQIKNSGSVYDIDNLRVTTPKRHIEIHKEGK
- a CDS encoding bacteriocin immunity protein, which encodes MENKTISDYTESEFLEFVKQFFNVQSTTEQEDTKKILEFKRLTEHPSGSDLIYYPNDDREDSPEGVVKEVKEWRAANGKPGFKS
- a CDS encoding DUF4440 domain-containing protein: MACGSSENQFMQNVYFLLIDALWYSYAKSGGYLSGALKISLSYYDKFIQLQGSIRVRKMLLEKLKALECSLHGVRRNDRKWLEQILHPEFREITRSGVIVDRTETIASLADELSPTIILSSDFRLLSIGECCAILHYKTFNSDGSRASLRSSCWVYSDRGQWELAFHQGTPVAGAV
- a CDS encoding ISL3 family transposase, producing the protein MDEKSLYAHILNLSAPWQVQSLSLDEKSGSVTVIVGIAGHAQLTCPTCGKSCSIHDHRRRKWRHLDTCQFTTLVEADVPRVDCPEHGCQTLPIPWAGPGSRYTLLFEAFVLSWLKVSTVDAVRKQLKLSWNAVDGIMMRAVRRGLARIKQPLSARHLCVDEVGFKKGHQYVTVISDRQGRALQLTDDRGVESLASYLRSLRDHQLDEIKTLSMDMNMAYISAARIHLPNAVDKIAFDHFHVAKMLCAVVDKTRQAEMKQIPSSERKDAHRSRYLWFYSKQNRLGRRAERLEVARLVLPQTSQCWAMKELARDLWHRRYDDHSRKLWQEWMAMAKDTGIPLMASVARMVAKRLYGILNAMKNRVSNGNAESLNSKIRLLRIKSRGFRNKERFKLGVMFHYGKLNMAF